A stretch of the Nerophis ophidion isolate RoL-2023_Sa linkage group LG27, RoL_Noph_v1.0, whole genome shotgun sequence genome encodes the following:
- the LOC133544013 gene encoding ETS translocation variant 5-like has product MDCFYDQQVPFMVPESTCRTEQTERCPSDRKRKFMDVGLDQDTEDLFQDLSQLQEIWIAEAQVPDDEQFVPDFQSSNLMFQGPPFSKVKRESSPSKDMSPCRTPHADVCLYSYSACDRKPAGFTGAAHPAGPVQRQVTSCRTNQVSTLSPSHHHNPPTTNQNQPFALPHHPIRGPAGAFGSEQRFQRQMSEPCLSFLPPKKIDNTPYPASSHVSRPLYQRHLSEPLVPPGGRGACKQELVDPRYPEALPCGQSPASFNGVTIKQEPRDFSFDTEVQNCQSSSFGKTSVLYQNSRTGFARDSEARFYYDDACVVPDRIEGKVKQEGLPYQRRGSLQLWQFLLTLLDDPANTHLIVWTGRNMEFKLIDPEEVARLWGIQKNRPAMNYDKLSRSLRYYYEKGIMQKVAGERYVYKFVCNPQALFSLAFPDNQRPSLKPDPDAPLPAAEEDGLALPAYEEEGPYLADGSEQCIQRLAFPDSCLY; this is encoded by the exons ATGGACTGCTTTTACGACCAACAAGTCCCCTTTATGGTGCCAGAGAGT ACTTGTCGCACAGAGCAAACAGAGCGATGCCCCAGCGACCGGAAAAGGAAGTTCATGGATGTCGGCTTGGATCAAGACACAGAAG ATCTTTTCCAAGATCTGAGCCAACTTCAGGAAATATGGATAGCAGAGG CTCAGGTTCCTGACGATGAGCAGTTTGTCCCAGATTTCCAGTCCAGCAACT TGATGTTTCAAGGGCCGCCATTTAGCAAAGTGAAGCGAGAGTCAAGCCCGTCAAAAGACATGTCTCCCTGCAGGACGCCTCACGCTGACGTGTGCCTTTACAGCTACAG TGCCTGTGACAGGAAACCGGCCGGGTTCACAGGTGCCGCCCACCCAGCTGGACCCGTGCAAAGGCAGGTTACAAGCTGTCGCACCAACCAGGTCTCTACCTtaagcccctcccaccaccacaaCCCGCCAACGACCAATCAGAACCAGCCATTTGCATTGCCGCACCATCCAATCCGCGGCCCCGCTGGAGCGTTTGGTTCTGAGCAGAg GTTTCAGCGGCAGATGTCAGAACCGTGTTTGTCCTTTTTGCCGCCAAAGAAAATCGACAATACGCCCTATCCTGCCTCCAGTCACGTGAGCCGCCCGCTCTACCAGCGCCACCTGTCAGAGCCTCTGGTTCCGCCCGGTGGCCGAGGCGCCTGCAAGCAGGAGCTGGTGGATCCGCGCTACCCGGAGGCGTTACCTTGTGGTCAGAGCCCAGCCTCCTTTAACGGCGTCACCATCAAACAGGAGCCGCGGGACTTCAGCTTCGACACAG AGGTCCAAAACTGCCAGTCGTCATCCTTTGGCAAAACTTCAGTCTTGTACCAGAACAGCCGCACAG GATTCGCTCGCGACTCAGAAGCACGCTTTTACTACGATGACGCCTGCGTTGTTCCGGACAGAATTGAGG gtAAAGTGAAGCAGGAAGGTTTGCCGTACCAGCGCCGCGGCTCCCTACAGCTCTGGCAGTTCCTGCTCACACTGCTGGATGACCCGGCCAACACACATCTGATTGTCTGGACAGGGCGCAACATGGAGTTCAAACTCATTGACCCTGAGGAG GTGGCTCGGCTGTGGGGGATCCAGAAGAATCGACCCGCCATGAACTATGACAAGCTGAGCCGCTCCCTGAGGTACTACTACGAGAAGGGCATCATGCAGAAG GTTGCCGGGGAAAGGTACGTCTACAAGTTCGTGTGCAACCCCCAGGCGCTCTTCTCCTTGGCGTTCCCAGACAACCAGAGGCCCAGCCTGAAACCGGACCCAGATGCCCCCCTACCTGCTGCCGAGGAAGATGGGCTGGCTCTGCCCGCCTACGAGGAGGAGGGTCCGTACTTGGCGGACGGCAGCGAACAGTGCATTCAGAGACTGGCCTTCCCCGACAGCTGCCTGTACTAG